One window from the genome of Aerosakkonema funiforme FACHB-1375 encodes:
- a CDS encoding serine/threonine-protein kinase, which produces MSFITCSQGHQNPAAARFCSYCGEFLQSTHNSTTGVATSQTQLQPGTKLRDRYIIHYQLGQGGFGRTYLARDINRFNESVVIKELIPLAQGTYNLHKAEELFEREAAMLHKLKHPQIPHFWEFFREGQQLFIVQDYIQGQTYQSLLNRRLQRGECFSEAEIIQLFRQLLPVLSYLHHQGIIHRDIAPDNIICRDSDKLPVLIDLGGVKRIAINVAQQLAGGLDGFSSDNATRLGKVGYAPDEQIRMGIVAPYSDLYALGVTAIVLMTGKQPQESIDPQTMNWIWDKHLPSLSRQLKEILSRMLAAKPYERFQSAEEILEILETGHSSAQSSRLGAVTKVKTVLANNSGQGSIFDNSIKVPDEIQGWNWGAFFLPGVWCLTNRVWIGLVAWIDPTLLIFSLGMPWLVMGIVLGVKGNEWAWKSRQWRSISEFKAHQRAWAIAAWLILAIVLAVVLAIAVIFGLLLLAGISSSR; this is translated from the coding sequence ATGAGTTTTATCACTTGTAGCCAAGGGCATCAAAATCCGGCTGCGGCGCGGTTTTGTTCGTACTGCGGTGAATTTCTGCAAAGCACGCACAACAGTACGACAGGCGTTGCTACATCTCAAACACAATTGCAGCCTGGAACAAAGTTGCGCGATCGCTATATTATCCACTATCAGCTAGGTCAGGGCGGATTTGGCAGGACTTACCTAGCGCGGGATATCAATCGATTTAACGAATCTGTCGTTATCAAAGAGCTTATCCCACTTGCCCAAGGTACGTACAACCTCCATAAAGCCGAGGAACTGTTTGAAAGGGAAGCGGCGATGCTGCACAAACTCAAGCATCCCCAAATTCCCCATTTCTGGGAGTTCTTTCGGGAGGGACAACAACTTTTCATTGTCCAAGATTATATTCAAGGGCAAACCTATCAATCCCTATTAAATCGGCGATTACAGCGAGGTGAATGCTTTAGCGAAGCGGAAATTATCCAACTTTTCCGACAACTTCTGCCTGTTTTAAGTTACCTCCACCACCAAGGCATTATCCATCGCGATATTGCTCCTGATAATATTATTTGTCGTGACAGCGACAAACTGCCGGTATTGATTGACTTGGGCGGTGTGAAGCGAATTGCTATTAATGTAGCCCAGCAACTAGCAGGTGGACTCGATGGATTTTCATCTGACAATGCGACTCGCTTGGGTAAAGTTGGCTACGCGCCAGATGAGCAAATACGAATGGGAATTGTGGCACCTTATAGCGATTTGTATGCTTTAGGGGTTACAGCTATTGTCTTGATGACTGGCAAACAGCCGCAAGAGTCGATCGATCCGCAAACGATGAATTGGATTTGGGATAAACATCTGCCTTCTCTAAGTCGTCAGCTAAAGGAGATTCTATCTCGAATGCTTGCTGCCAAGCCTTACGAGCGTTTTCAATCAGCTGAGGAAATTCTGGAAATTTTAGAAACCGGTCATTCATCTGCACAAAGTTCGCGTTTGGGTGCTGTTACGAAAGTAAAAACTGTATTGGCAAATAATTCCGGTCAAGGCAGTATATTTGATAATTCTATTAAAGTGCCGGATGAAATTCAAGGTTGGAATTGGGGAGCTTTTTTCCTCCCAGGTGTCTGGTGTTTGACGAATCGGGTTTGGATTGGATTGGTGGCTTGGATCGATCCTACATTATTGATATTTTCGCTGGGTATGCCGTGGCTGGTTATGGGTATTGTGCTGGGGGTAAAGGGTAACGAATGGGCGTGGAAAAGCCGCCAGTGGCGCAGTATTTCTGAGTTTAAAGCACATCAAAGGGCGTGGGCGATCGCAGCATGGCTGATTCTGGCGATCGTGCTGGCAGTTGTACTGGCAATTGCGGTAATTTTTGGGTTGCTTTTACTCGCTGGAATCTCTTCTAGCAGATAA
- a CDS encoding cation:proton antiporter codes for MHAVIQVLIEVLIVIGLSRLVGLGFRWLKQPLVIGEIVAGIMLGPSLLGLVAPDLAASLFPVETEPYLFVLSQVGLIFFMFLIGLELDPKYLKGNLDIAILTSHVSILTPFSLGSLLALLLYPLLSNASVSFTAFALFLGAAMSITAFPVLARIITENNLQGTRLGTLALTCAAVDDVTAWCLLALAIAVTRTNSMAGAVPTILESLLYIVFMMTVGRWLLKQLATHYERKGRLSQFLLAWIYMAVVASALITELIGIHLIFGAFLLGAAMPKNAGLVRELAEKTEDFVLIFLLPVFFAYSGLRTEIGLLNRPELWLLCLAVLAVAIIGKYVGTYLAARVCGIDNREASALGWLMNTRGLTELIVLNIGLSLGTISPLLFTMLVIMALVTTFMTSPLLEWTYPKELIRLDVIKAEPAIAIPTEAVQPTYRILVPVANPSTQKGLLQVAAAIAGKKLQPAIVHPLSLIELEEDYLFQSTPLEADRLIQQRRSRLEEVIQSLEPPETRELVHPIIRISNNVARETAEIAKLEQADLILLGWHRPAFSTNRLGGRVGQILTQASVDVAVFVDRGRERLESILVPYSANVHDDLALEIAVRLLVNRDFCYLNVLRVVQESQIKDFSYEFRNVMERLPKQVRDRIDIQVIEATEPIPAVVQASQTVDLTIVGTSRAWGIERQTLGNYTDALAIDCHSSLLITRRYSQVTSHLASVLETNDSNTNDQTTKFSI; via the coding sequence ATGCACGCAGTCATCCAAGTCCTGATTGAAGTTCTCATAGTGATTGGACTTTCCCGACTGGTGGGATTGGGATTTCGCTGGCTCAAGCAACCTTTGGTAATTGGCGAAATTGTCGCTGGAATTATGCTGGGGCCATCTCTGTTAGGTTTGGTTGCTCCAGATTTAGCGGCCTCACTTTTTCCAGTTGAAACAGAACCTTATCTGTTTGTATTGTCGCAGGTCGGACTGATCTTTTTCATGTTTTTGATCGGGCTAGAGTTAGACCCAAAATACCTCAAAGGTAATTTAGATATCGCGATTCTGACTTCCCACGTCAGTATTTTGACGCCCTTTTCACTGGGAAGTTTACTAGCCCTGCTGCTTTATCCCCTACTTTCTAATGCGAGCGTATCCTTTACCGCCTTTGCCTTATTTTTAGGTGCGGCAATGTCGATTACGGCTTTTCCGGTACTGGCGAGAATTATCACGGAAAACAATTTGCAAGGAACGCGCTTGGGAACTTTGGCGCTGACTTGTGCGGCGGTGGATGATGTGACGGCTTGGTGTTTGTTGGCCCTGGCGATCGCAGTCACTCGTACTAATAGTATGGCAGGTGCAGTGCCAACTATTTTGGAATCCCTACTTTACATCGTATTTATGATGACGGTAGGGCGTTGGTTATTGAAACAGTTGGCTACTCACTACGAACGCAAGGGACGCTTAAGCCAATTTCTTTTGGCTTGGATTTATATGGCTGTTGTTGCTTCGGCTTTAATTACCGAATTAATAGGGATTCACTTAATTTTCGGGGCATTTTTATTGGGAGCGGCAATGCCAAAAAATGCTGGATTAGTAAGGGAATTAGCAGAAAAAACCGAAGATTTTGTCCTCATATTTTTACTACCAGTATTTTTTGCTTATAGCGGTCTGAGAACAGAAATAGGCTTGCTCAATCGTCCTGAATTGTGGCTACTTTGCTTAGCTGTTTTGGCAGTGGCTATTATTGGCAAATATGTTGGTACTTATCTAGCAGCAAGAGTTTGCGGTATCGATAACCGGGAAGCTTCAGCACTGGGTTGGTTGATGAATACTCGCGGTTTGACTGAATTAATTGTGCTAAATATCGGTTTGAGCTTGGGTACGATCTCGCCTTTGCTGTTCACTATGCTGGTGATAATGGCATTGGTAACTACGTTTATGACTTCGCCTTTGCTGGAATGGACTTATCCGAAAGAGCTAATTAGATTAGATGTCATCAAGGCAGAACCTGCGATCGCTATCCCTACCGAAGCAGTTCAACCAACCTATCGAATTTTAGTACCCGTCGCCAATCCCAGCACGCAAAAAGGTTTGCTGCAAGTAGCAGCAGCGATCGCAGGAAAAAAATTGCAACCTGCGATCGTTCATCCCCTCAGCTTGATCGAATTAGAAGAAGATTATTTATTTCAAAGTACGCCGCTTGAAGCAGACAGGTTAATACAGCAGCGTCGTTCTCGTCTCGAAGAAGTAATTCAAAGTCTCGAACCTCCAGAAACTCGCGAGTTAGTGCATCCGATTATCCGCATTTCCAATAACGTCGCACGGGAAACAGCAGAAATTGCTAAGCTCGAACAAGCCGATCTGATTCTATTAGGATGGCATCGCCCAGCTTTTAGCACCAACCGACTGGGGGGAAGAGTTGGACAAATTCTCACTCAGGCATCTGTGGATGTGGCAGTATTTGTCGATCGAGGACGAGAAAGATTGGAAAGTATATTGGTGCCTTATTCTGCTAACGTTCACGACGATCTGGCGCTGGAAATTGCTGTGCGACTGCTTGTCAATCGCGATTTCTGCTATCTGAATGTTTTGCGAGTTGTACAAGAAAGTCAGATTAAAGATTTCAGTTATGAATTTCGTAACGTGATGGAAAGATTGCCAAAGCAAGTGCGCGATCGCATCGATATCCAAGTTATTGAAGCAACGGAACCGATCCCAGCTGTAGTCCAAGCTTCCCAAACGGTTGACCTCACTATTGTCGGTACCAGTCGCGCTTGGGGTATTGAGCGTCAAACCTTGGGAAACTACACTGATGCGCTGGCGATCGATTGTCATTCTTCGCTTCTGATTACCCGCCGCTACAGTCAGGTAACTTCTCACCTCGCCTCTGTACTGGAAACAAACGACAGTAACACAAATGACCAAACTACTAAATTCTCAATCTAA
- a CDS encoding BLUF domain-containing protein, translating to MKRLTYISKFARPLSSKEIEAIGKVSAPNNQAKNITGVLLCSQGIFFQILEGDEENIDRLYEKILRDRRHTDILCLNTEHDIKERLFPEWSIQTIDLDENTDLIIKPIRALLQTLNESYRILEKYTQPTVVNIISNGANPLLVPPRKVEKIILFSDIVSFSTLVEKLPCEEIVAILNQYFTICTNIIVAKGGEITKFIGDCVMAYFSGEQADAAIQASLDILTEIETVRISAPEGSPLRVLYNGIGLAQGEVIEGNIGSHVKMDYTILGDAVNIAQRLECLTRKLSRSLIFSLEVKNSTAGVWNFVKLGKSKVKGKEEAIEIYSIDDRVTKQPSSNAEMAADISNYLDKIKFYH from the coding sequence ATGAAAAGGCTGACATACATTAGTAAATTTGCTCGTCCTCTATCTAGTAAAGAAATAGAAGCTATTGGTAAAGTTTCCGCTCCGAACAATCAAGCCAAAAACATCACAGGTGTACTTTTGTGTTCGCAAGGAATATTTTTCCAAATTCTCGAAGGAGATGAAGAAAATATTGATAGATTGTATGAGAAAATATTGCGCGATCGCAGACATACCGATATTTTATGCTTAAACACCGAACACGATATCAAAGAACGGCTATTTCCGGAATGGTCAATACAGACGATCGATCTTGACGAAAATACAGATTTAATTATTAAACCGATCAGAGCTTTATTGCAGACTTTAAACGAGTCTTATAGAATTTTAGAAAAATATACTCAACCAACCGTTGTTAACATCATCAGTAACGGTGCAAATCCTCTTTTAGTTCCGCCTCGTAAAGTAGAAAAGATTATTTTGTTTAGCGATATCGTGTCTTTCTCTACTTTGGTGGAGAAACTGCCATGCGAGGAAATTGTCGCTATACTCAATCAGTATTTTACTATTTGCACGAACATAATTGTAGCTAAGGGAGGAGAAATTACCAAATTTATCGGTGATTGCGTGATGGCTTATTTTTCAGGCGAACAAGCTGATGCAGCTATTCAAGCAAGCTTGGATATATTGACTGAAATAGAAACAGTAAGAATATCTGCACCAGAAGGTAGTCCGCTGCGCGTTTTGTACAATGGGATTGGTTTGGCGCAAGGCGAAGTAATAGAAGGAAATATTGGCTCTCACGTCAAAATGGACTATACAATTTTAGGAGATGCAGTCAATATTGCCCAAAGGTTAGAATGTTTAACGAGAAAGCTTTCCCGTTCTTTAATTTTCTCGTTGGAGGTGAAGAACAGCACAGCAGGAGTATGGAATTTTGTCAAGTTAGGAAAGAGCAAGGTCAAAGGAAAAGAAGAGGCGATCGAAATTTATTCAATTGACGATCGAGTTACCAAGCAGCCCAGTAGTAATGCTGAAATGGCTGCGGATATAAGTAATTATCTTGACAAAATTAAATTTTATCATTAG